The Thiorhodovibrio frisius genome segment TCGATGTCACGCCCTACACCTTCGGCACCAGCGCCTTCGGGGACTTCAATGGCGAGCCCTATCCCTTCGTCTATGTGCCGGTGATCCGCAAGAACACGCCGCTGCCCGTGACCAAGAGTGAAGCCTTCCAGACCATGTACGACAGTCAGACCAAGATCGAGGTGCATGTCTACCAGGGCGAGGACCCGGACGCGCTCAATAACACCGAGATCGGCTCCTTCCACGTCGAGGGGTTGGGCGACGTGCCGGCGGGCAATGTCATCGTCATGACCTTCACGCTCGACTTAAACGGCATTTTGCAGGTGACCGCGAGCGAGAAGCGCACCGGGCTGGAAAAGCAGATCACCATCGACAATGCCACCGCGCGTTTCGAGGAGCAGGAGCTGGAGGCCGCCCGCAACCGCCTCTCGGCCCTGATCGACGGCGAGGCCGAGCGAGTCGACGATGATGCCGCCACTGGCGCGGCCAGCGATACCGCCGCGCGGCGCGAGAATGTCCAAGCCCAGGCGTTGATCGAAAAGGCCGAGCGCTTGATGGAAAGCGCCAATGCCGACGACAAGGAAGATCTGGTCGATATGACCGAAGCCGTGCGCGACGCGCTCGAGGCCAATGACCCGGCGGCCATCGAGCGGACCATGGCGGAGCTCTCCGACCTGGTGTTTTACCTGGAGTCCTGAGCCAGGGGGTAGTATCTATGGATCGTTGCCCCAACTGCCGTGCCCGCTATGATTGCAACCCGAATTGCCGCCGCTGCGGCATGGCGCTTGAGCGACTCGCCGAGGTCGAGGTTGCTGCGGAGCGCAAGCTGCGCGAGGCCGTGGCGGCCCTGGCGGACGGAAACCGGTCGCTCGCGGCCAGGCTGCTGCGCGAGGCGCAGCGGTTGAAATCCCAGCCCTTGGCCGGCGAACTGCTGGGTTTTATCAGGGCGCTGGATGATGGCGCCACAATCGGTCGCGCTGCGCCCGCGCCAGCTCCGGCGGCCCCAGCGGCGGCCGAGCCGGCAGCAGAAAGGAGATGGCGCCAGTGGTAGCCGTGTTCAGCGACGGAATACCAAGATGATCGACCCGCTCCGACACCACCTTGGCCGGAAATCCATAGCGATTGGCGAAACCCGCCGAGTAGATCACCCAGCGCGGATCGACCTGTTGGAGAAAAGCGCGCGCTGAGGAAGTCGTGCTGCCGTGGTGCCCGGCCACCAGCACCTCGGCGCGCAGGGCTTGGCCATAGTCGCGGACCAACTCGGCCTCGATGCGCCTGCCAGCATCACCGCTCAGCAGCAGGCTGGCGCCGCCGGTGGTGATTTTCAGCACGCAGGAGCTGTCGTTGCCTTCCAGTTGCGTCGCAGCACTCGGGTGCAAGATGGCCAGGTCAACGCCGTCCCAGTGCCACTGCTGGCCGGCCTGACAGGGCTCGGCAGTGACGCCGGATGACAGTGCCGACTCCAGCTCGGCCGGCTCTCCGCTCAGCAGCCGTGCGACCGGAATCTCCTCAAGCAGCCCGGACAGCCCGCCGGCATGGTCTTGATCGGCATGGCTGACCACCAGCAGATCGACCTCCCCGATGCCAAGGGCGCGCAGATAGGGCGCAACCACCGCCGAGCCGGTATTGAAGCCGCTGGGGAAGCGCGGCCCCAGATCATAGACCAGGGTGTGTCGCGCGGTGCGCACAGCCACCGCCAGCCCCTGACCGACATCAAGCACCGTGACGGCCGCCGTTCCAGGTGCTGGCGGCAGCGGCCGCACCAGCAGCAACGGCAGAAGATAGATCAATCCCAGCCAACGCCCTGGCAGGCCGCGCGGTGCCAGCAGCAGGGCCACGCCAGCAAAGGCCGCGCCCCAGACCCACAGCGGGCGCTCGCCAAGACCCAAAGTTGCCCAGGGCAGCTCGGCGAGAATGTTGAGGAGTTGGAAACCTTGCTCCAGGAGCGCGCCAACCATCAGCAGCGGCCAGCCCCAGCCGCTGGCCAGGCTGATCAGAGTGGCGAGCAGAATCGCGGGCAGCAGTACCGAGAACAAGGGCACCGCGAGCAGATTGACTGGTGGCGCGATCAAGGACGCGCGCCCGAACAACAGCAGCAGCAAGGGCAATAGCCCCAGCGCCACCGCCCATTGCGCGCGTGTCCAGCCGGCGATGAGCCCCGGCTGCCCCAGCCGACTGCCCAGTGCATAGAGTAGGGCGCCTACAGCGCCGAAAGACAGCCAGAATCCATAGGAGAGAACGGACAGCGGATCGATCAGTAGCACCGCCACTAGGGCGAGACTGATGCCGCTCAGCGGTCGTAGCTGGCGCCGGGCGAGCAAGGCCACCAGCACCACAGCCAGCATGACCAGCGCACGCTGGGTCGAGATGGAAAACCCGGCCAGCGCGCTGTAGCCGAACGCCGCCAGCAGGGCTGCCACGGCGCCGGCGCGCGGCGCCGCCAACCGCAGGGCGAGCGAGCCCAGGCGCGCCCACAGCCAGCGTCCGAGAAAAAACACCGCCGCCGCGATCAGGCCGATGTGCAGCCCCGAGATGGCCAGCAGATGATTGGTGCCGGTGCGCGTGAGCACCTGCCATTCCGGCGGGCCAAGTCCTTCGCGATCACCCAGCACCAGCGCGCGCACCAGGGCTGCGGCGCGAGTCTCGCCCAGCACGGTAATGATGTGCGTGCGCCACTGCTGGCGCAGACGGTTCAGCCAATCGCCGCCAGGGCCGGCATCAAGACGCTGGTTTTGGTCGCTGTCGCGCACATAGCCGGTGGCGCCAATGCCTTGTTGAAACAGCCAACGCTCGTAGTCGAAACCGGCGGGATTCATAAACCCGTGCGGCGGCTTCAGCCGCACCAGCAGGCGCCAGCGCTCGCCCGCTGCCAGTGCCGGAGCACCCTTGTACCAGCTCAGTCGAACCCGTTCGGGCAGGCGAACTGACTGGCCCTGATGGCTGGCCTGTTCGATGTCGAACAGCCAGCGCGCGCGTTCCGGCGTTTGGTCCGGCAGGCCGGCAATCCGACCTTCGATGAGCAGATCTTGGCGCAACAGGGACTCGGAGAAGGGCTGAGTCAGCAGTGGGCTGCTGGCCCAATAGGCGTAACCGAACCCGATGACCACCAGGGCGGCCAGCCGCAGCCAGCGCCAGCCTATAGCCGCCAGCGTCAGCAGCGCACCCATGCCGAGGACCAGCAGACCTGATGGCAGCCGTTGTTGCAGGAAGAAGATCCCAATGCCTGCCGACAAAGCCAAGGCGATGGCTGGCAGACCGCCAGGCACAAGGTCGCCAGCGCTCAAATACCGCGAACCATTGCGGGACTTTGCCGTTATACTCAAATCAGAGGCGAGGCGATGGATGAAGCTGGGGGGAAAACTGGTGCGGTATTTGGGCGGAGTAGGTGCTGACGCATGAAACGCTGGCTGCAACGGCGTCTGCCTGATCCCCGGGTTCTGCTTGAAAACCGGGCCCTTCGAGGTATTGCCCATTTGCTGGGCGAGCCGAGCCTATGGGCGCTGAACCGGCGCTCAGTCGCCGGCGCCTTTGCGCTGGGTTTTTTCATTCTCTACCTGCCGCCTGTGGGTCAAACATTTTGTGCGGCCATAGGCGCGGTCAAGCTGCGCGTTAACCTGCCGATTTCCGTGTTGTTGGTGTGGATCAGCAATCCGCTGACCATTCCACCCATGTTCTACTTTGCCTATATCGTTGGTTGCCTGCTGTTGCTGCGCCCGATCCTGCCTTTTCAATTCAGTTTTTGGATCGACTGGCACAACTGGTTTGGCATTCTCGGCCCCGTGCTACTCGGTAGCCTGGTCTGCGCCACAATCGGCGCCGTAATTGCCTACTGGGTGGTGCAGGGGCTGTGGCGCTGGAACCTCATACAACGGCTCAAGGCACGCCGTCTTGCCCGCTACGGCCGCCCGTCCCCGGCGACCAGCGCACCATCCTCCAGCCGCCAGATCTGATCGGCACGCGCGGCCAGGTCCAGATCATGGGTCACCAGCACCACGCTGGTGCCGATGTCGCGGTTTAACTCCAGAATCAATTCATAAATGTCTGTCGCGGTGCGGCGGTCGAGATTGCCTGTCGGCTCATCCGCCAGTACGCAGTCCGGTCGGGTGACCAGCGCCCGGGCAATGGCGACGCGCTGGCGCTCGCCGCCGGAGAGTTCCGAGGGTTTGTGCTCGAGTCGCGCGGCCAGGC includes the following:
- a CDS encoding DNA internalization-related competence protein ComEC/Rec2 → MSAGDLVPGGLPAIALALSAGIGIFFLQQRLPSGLLVLGMGALLTLAAIGWRWLRLAALVVIGFGYAYWASSPLLTQPFSESLLRQDLLIEGRIAGLPDQTPERARWLFDIEQASHQGQSVRLPERVRLSWYKGAPALAAGERWRLLVRLKPPHGFMNPAGFDYERWLFQQGIGATGYVRDSDQNQRLDAGPGGDWLNRLRQQWRTHIITVLGETRAAALVRALVLGDREGLGPPEWQVLTRTGTNHLLAISGLHIGLIAAAVFFLGRWLWARLGSLALRLAAPRAGAVAALLAAFGYSALAGFSISTQRALVMLAVVLVALLARRQLRPLSGISLALVAVLLIDPLSVLSYGFWLSFGAVGALLYALGSRLGQPGLIAGWTRAQWAVALGLLPLLLLLFGRASLIAPPVNLLAVPLFSVLLPAILLATLISLASGWGWPLLMVGALLEQGFQLLNILAELPWATLGLGERPLWVWGAAFAGVALLLAPRGLPGRWLGLIYLLPLLLVRPLPPAPGTAAVTVLDVGQGLAVAVRTARHTLVYDLGPRFPSGFNTGSAVVAPYLRALGIGEVDLLVVSHADQDHAGGLSGLLEEIPVARLLSGEPAELESALSSGVTAEPCQAGQQWHWDGVDLAILHPSAATQLEGNDSSCVLKITTGGASLLLSGDAGRRIEAELVRDYGQALRAEVLVAGHHGSTTSSARAFLQQVDPRWVIYSAGFANRYGFPAKVVSERVDHLGIPSLNTATTGAISFLLPARPPLGPPELARAQRDRLWRHHPAP
- a CDS encoding DUF2062 domain-containing protein; its protein translation is MKRWLQRRLPDPRVLLENRALRGIAHLLGEPSLWALNRRSVAGAFALGFFILYLPPVGQTFCAAIGAVKLRVNLPISVLLVWISNPLTIPPMFYFAYIVGCLLLLRPILPFQFSFWIDWHNWFGILGPVLLGSLVCATIGAVIAYWVVQGLWRWNLIQRLKARRLARYGRPSPATSAPSSSRQI